The sequence below is a genomic window from Lolium perenne isolate Kyuss_39 chromosome 4, Kyuss_2.0, whole genome shotgun sequence.
agagatagtgaaatacaagtggtatgaatgaatatgagtggtaatagcaatctgaaataaatatggcagcgagcaaacatgtaacagaacagtaaataaacggagattcgatgtgtggaaacaaggcctagggatcctactttcactagtggacattctcaacattgatcacataactgaaactactctacactctcttgttggatgatgaacaccattaattgtgtagggctacaagagcacctcaatgccggagttaacaagctccacaacattcgatgttcatatttaaataaccttagagtgcatgatagaccaacgcaattataccgagtactaacatagcatgcacaccgtcaccgacaggctatgaaagggggaatagatcacatcaatactatcatagtaatagttaacttcataatctacaagagatcacaatcatagattataccaagtactacatgatgcacatactgtcaacattacatcattgaggaggaatagactactttaataacatcactagagtagcacatagatgatattcaactagatcacaaagaaagagatgaaccacatagctacggtagagccctcagccccgggggagaattactccctcctcatcatgggagcagcgatgacagtggagatgccttccgggggcaattccccgtcccggcagggtgccggaacagagacttctatcccccgaattggagtttcgcgatggcggcggctctggaaggtcttctggtgtttcgtcaatccgtctcgatgttttaggtcaggaggcaacttataggcgaagaggcggagtcggaggggccacggggcctcctcacactaggggggcgcccccctgggtcgcgccgcccacacgtgtggggcccccagggctcccctctggtgcctctccggtgttctggaagcttcgtggaattataagatgctgcgcgttgatttcgtccaattccgagaatatttccttactaggatttctgaaaccaaaaacagcagaaaacaggaactggcacttcggcatctcgtcaataggttagttccggaaaacgcataaatatgacataaagtgtgaacaaaacatgtaggtattgtcataaaacaagcatggaacataagaaattatcgatacgttggagacgtatcacctaacgCGGGCATGGCGGACGGGGTGGAGGAGGGCGACGCACCGCCAAACGCTCCGACTCCGACTCCCCCAAGGAGGAGAGTCAGCGACGTCTTCGTCCACAACCCCGGGCCGAACGACGTCTTCATCCCCCCACCGACAAGTTCTGGGAGGAGCAGAAACGCCGGGAGGCTCGTGAAGAAGCTGGTGAGGCGCGGCGGGACGTGGCGAAGAAGACGAGCGCCGAGGCGGAGGCTCGCCGGGAAAGGGAGGCTCATCGGGAGGCACGCTTTCAGGAGGAGTGTTATATCGCGATCAGCAACACCGAGATGGCGGCGAGGAGGGAGGACTGGATCGCACCGGGGTGGCGGCCAAAGGCGGGCGGGCAGTAGGCCAGCCTCCCGGCGGCGAGGATGGCCGCCAGATCGACGCCAtggctagctagggtttgggatggGGCCAGCCCCGTACTATTTATATATTTTATGTGTTTTATCTATGTGTAACAAGCCTACTATGTACGTGTTCGTGTCGTGACACGACACTATATATCGTAATTCTACTATTATTAGTGTTTTGATGTTTTTAAATCTATTTTAATGTATTTTTATCGATTTCCTTGTTTTATGACAAATTCAAATGCGTAATACTACTTTCTCCGTTCCTAAATATAGGGTGTatagtttttggcacggaaattaagaaaCACACATTGATGCAACTTACATGAGCTTTGGGCAAGATTACCCCTAAATAGAGGAGTTTGCATGAGTTAAGTCCAACTGAGTGGTTCTACGCAGTACACCTTATATTTTGGAGTTTTCTTCGGAAAAACTATACatcaaggaacggagggagtattacctTCCACTAAAAGCACTTATAAAAATACTcagtcgtcttacaaattcatattcaaattcaaattcaaattcaactttgaacCACTAGTACAAACACTTATAAGAAGCGACTGTATTGGGCCTAGAAACGCACTATTGGGCCTAGCCTTTCCTAGCCTTCGTCGTTTTTTTCATTTAACTGAACTTTGCAAACTTTGCACGAGCGACCTGAACAACATGGTAGTTTTTTCCAAAATATTGTTGCAGTTGATTGAACACTGATTACAAAGCATAAGATCAATCTCATTACTGATTATAAAGCATGTCTAACGGCTAATGATCAAGAGATAAACAAAGCTGAGAgaaattacacaaaaataaaatagccCGGCCATCAAATTATCCTGCTTTTTCAAACTGACAAGTTTCACTAGCTGCTTGTTGATCTTCTTCAACTCCTTCACCGCCATCTCTTCCTCAACCCCTCCGATTTCCCCGCCGTAGCAGCAGATCCTAATTGCTCCACCGCCGATGACAAATTGAACCCCAGGGTTGCGCCCTCCATCTTAATCCTATGGATGTACTCATCAATCCACTCAAAATGCGTGCATTTTGCCAGAtcctgaaaaaagaaaaaaaattaaccCAAATTTCCAAATCGGATGAAAAGGCAAAATTGAGGAAAATCAAACGAAATTGGCAGAGGGGAAACTCAGATCCCACCTTCCCTGGCTCTGCTTTGCTCTCGCATTTGACATACTCACGCCCGGCGTTGCCATTCTTTTCGCTCATGGTGACCAGCCTCTTTAGTGGCACCATCTGTGGGCAATCAGGGCAGCTGCCCAACAGAACTGGACCGTAGCCTGGCCATTTGAGCTGGGAGGCGGAAGAGGAGCTCGACATCGTCTGTCGGCGTTGCCGCGCATCGTTGTCGGAGAGGAAGGGGAAAGAGAGGATGCAGAGGAGGATGGAACGGTCGGGGATTGCTCCGGCGCGGGGGCGAGACGACTCTGTTTTGTACCAGCTGAGAGCTGTGGGTCCCATGCAGTGAGGTGGATAAGCTGTGGGTCCCGCGGTGAGGTGGACAAGAGGAAGGTCCTGCGCTCGAAGGTGTCTTGTGCTGATGTGGATAAGTTGTGGGTCCCGCTCAGCCCATGTGATTTGAGTTGATAAGCTGTCTACTGTTGCTTAAGAGAAGTGTCGCATGCTAGCTATTTGTGTCGTCATGAGCATCGCATGGGGGCTATTTCTACGAACAACGTCCTTTTCTTTCCATTAGCGAGGAAAGACGTCGTGCAGGAGCTATTCACCCGCATTGTTTTTCTCCCTCAAATCTGTCTCACAACTAACAAATGTCAAATTAGGGGGGTGAGCAATGGTATTCGCTCTTAATTTTAGCTGAAAAATATGTGAACTTGCAATATGAAACCTTATATAGACAAGTTAGGAGTTCGGGAAATTTCTCGATTTTTGAAGTAAGAAACATAAGATCCCAAAGTAAACCGCTATGTGAATTGTTTATGACGGTGGTTGCACCCAAAACAACTGAAAataaaattctaggtttgacatcACAtgtatctttcttttgcattttaAGTCTCGGTAATGTTGATTATTCTTTCCGAGTAAGAATACATTTCTGTCATTGATAGTCGGGTGTTGTGACTCCGTCTATCTTCTCAATTAAAGCTATGAAAAAATAGGCTCATGTGATGACTTGCTCGATTTTATAACTCAGTTTCTCTACTCTTCAGAAGACACTACGGAGGCGTGCACGGGTGCTTCTATAGGTTTCTAGAAAAACACAAATTCAAAGGTTACTTTTTTTGACGCATACTTCCTCCCTCGTTTCACAAAGTAAGATGTATAATTTTTTCTTGAAGTCAAACAATGTAAAATTTGACTAATTACATTAAAAATTATCAATTATTATAGTAATATCTTATAgatataacatgaaaataaatTTAATGATGTATCTAATAAGATTGATTTAACATTATAGATGTTGAAAATATTCTTTAAAAGTTTGGTCACAATTTATGTGGTTTGATATTGAAAAGTTTATACACATTCTTTTACGGAATGGAGCAAGTACATAACATTCAAAAGATAAattttctactgtttttacgGAAAGTACCATGTGCACATGAGCACAAGTGCTCCTTGGACTTTTGGATTTTAAATTTTTTTCAAAACTCGCTCTTTTATGTTTTTAAAAATTatggcattaaatatgtagatagatttagacacgaggagtgtagtcaaaaaagtcccattaaaaaatactttgtattttggaaaataaaaaaaagacaaatttctgactatAGATAGTAGTACAATAGTACGTATATTTTGTCAGTGtactgtcagaaatttgtctttttttgcaTCTCCAAAAATATAACGTATTTTTTGATGAGACTTTTTTGATTCCAATCCTCGTATAcacatctatctacatatttaatgtcATAATTCTTGAAAGCAGAGAAATATGAGAATCGAAAAATTTCAAAAATCCAAAATGAAGGAAGCACTGACTCCCATGTGCACAAAATCCTTGTCCCTATGTTTTTAGGACAATTTTTTATCGGGAGATCCTTAGGCAAGGCTGGGGGAGGTGCGAATTTTTTGAGGGACTGTTTTGAGGGTCTGTTGGGTCGGCTCGCACTATCTTTTTCTTATCTTTTTTCCTTTTGTAAATTTTTTCTGTATCTTTTTGGTGTCTTTTAAAATCTAAAATttattaaatttgaacatttttaaatgtCAACATCTTTTAGATTTTTTAAAAATTGATTTCTCCAAGAAAatattgaacaattttaaaaacaTGCtgaattttaaagttgaacatttTCTAAAATATAATTTTTCGTGAACATTTTAAAAGTTTGAATAATTTTCAAATAAATGTCAACATCTTTTAGATTTTAAAAAACATTGATTTCTCCaaaaaaatttgaacatttttaaaaacaTGCtgaattttaaagttgaacatttTCGAAAATCTATTTTTTCGTGAAATTTTTAAAAGTTTGAATAGTTTTCAAATTAAACCATTTTAATAAGAAGtttaatagaaaaggaaaacagaaaaccgaacagaagaaagaagaagaaaaaactgCATAGAAAAACCAAACAAGAAAAACCGTacgaagaaaaaaaagaaaatataATGGGCCTGGTCCGAAATGGGTGTGAGTGCTGGGTATACGCCGACCTGGTCGCACATAGGAATGGGACCCCATATTCATTGCTCCTTGCCTCCTTAGCGCACCTTTGTAGGACACACACGCATGTTCCTTGTTTTTGGGCCGGTCCATTAATTCGTTGCTAGATTATAACCATAACCATGTTTCTCAATTTTGGTGTGATATCGTAGCACTATTATAGTGGTTGTAGCTTTTTTCCACCATGGCATAGACTTGATTTTGAACCCTCGTGTCCACGAGTTGCAGTTATTTTTTCGAATTTCAACAAAATCTAATCTTGACTTTTTTTTGAATCTGAACAAAGTCCATAACAAAACAAAATTTTAATTTGAACAAATTGTCAAACTAAACAACATTTTTATATTTTTCAaagatgtttaaatttgaaaaatgttcaaagtcGAAAATTGTTCTGATTCAAAAAATTCAAAGTCAAAATTGATCAGATTGaagaaatgttcaaattttaaaaatatcgtatttaaaaatattcaaatttgaaaaatgataAAAATTAAAGATGTTGAGGAAAAAATGATCAAAATTTCAAAATATTTAATTTTTCGAATAAACAGAGAAACAGAAAAAAGATAGAAAAACCAATAGAACCAgcaaaagaaccaaagaaaaagaaaaaaatgttaGACCAAAAAAAGCCAAGCCAAAAGCTTCTATCCCGAAACCGAAAAAACCAGAACTCCAAGAGCCCTGTTTCGCTGGTGTTGGGTCGCGTCCCATGTGGCCACCGTTAGCATGCGGCGCGTATTAACCGCACCGTAATGGACGAAGAATAGGGTTTTCCTGTAGAAACTGCGCAAGGCTGCAGATAACACGGACGGAAGGCGAGTAGTACATGTTTTGGGCCGGGCTGTTCAATGGGCGAGCAGACAACCACTTGCGCTGTCTAGAAGCCCAGCCCACATAGCCTAGTCAGAAGAACCACTCGTGTTCTCTGCCTTTGTCCCCTCGCCGCCCCCACCCACGCAGCCCGGAATCCGGCGACGAAGAGAAAGCggcggagatggcggtgatggacATGGCGTTCAAGGCGCTCACGGCGGGGCTGGGCGTCACCACGCTCTACCTGGCCGCCACCTTCTCCGTCAACGTCTACCGCGGCCTCGCCTGGCACTCCGAGCAGTCCGTAAGCGCCTCCGCCGCCCGAACCCCCTACCTCCTCCTCGTGTTCCCGACCCCTTCCATCGTCGCTATGTGAAGCCCTTGGGGTGGGGATTTCCCCAGTTTGCTGGTGCTTGTTCCCGTCGCGTCGAATCCTCCCCCCGCGAAATCGGAGCTGATTGTTTGTTACCCCTAGTATATTTGATTAAATGCGCGGCCCGTTTTGACGAGATGCGTGGGCGGATTGACGAATGGGTGCAAGCGTGCGGGGTTTGCTGCATCCCTGCGTAGTTTGGCAAGGCATGATCCATACCATACCGCGTTTAGGTAGTGGGCAGGACATGACCTGCGCTTCTGCCAATGCTTACAATAGGGTGAGCTTTTCTAGCCATCTCACACCGTAGCTGTCACCTGTCGGCATCTTGTTTATTTTGATCTGGAACTAAGTTAGGGTTCCCTTTTCAACATCGAGGTGGTGTTTATGTTAACTGCAGTAGTGGAGTTACTCAGGTTCCTGCTATGAATCACAGTTTTAGTTAAATAATGTACTCCATCTTCTCTAGGAAGTGAAAGCTGTATTTTAGACTACAACCCTGATTTTACTGAAGCAGTAAGTGAGAACTATGCCTGATTATGGATATTTTTCATCATATAGAACTTACTTATAGTGGGTCTGCTTTTGGATACTCATTTAGTATCTACTACCATGAACATCCTCGTTGTACCCAGATTCGCATGCCTCCTGTCGTGGGGGTAGACCGAGAATTTGGTGCATTTTTGTTGAACTACTAGTCGCTTCATGGGGATGACATGCTCGAATTAAGTGGGGGGCATATATCCATGCATCAAACTGTGAGCTTTAATACATTTAAATTGAGCTGATCAATGTTATTATACTATCCGTAGACTTTGTGTGACTGAATGATCCGGTATATAATGATAGTTGAGTGTACTTTTCCCATCCTAGCAGGAGATCTGTTAGTTCTTCTTAATGTGTCTCACTGCAATTTAAAAAGGAAACCTATATTTGTGACACTGTTGGTTATACGTAAATCTGTTTTGGTTTAATATATCATTTGATCCAACTATTGGCTGAAAGGAAATGCTTACAGTATTAAACCCCGCTGGTGATAAAATGCAGCTCCCGATAAATTGAAAATCTCCGACGGTAGTTGCGGACTTAACTTAGTCATGTGTATGGATTTTGAAACATATACTGAATTGTTGTGTCAACAACTCGTGGTTCTCAGATTTCTGAAGTAGCTTCACTCTATATGTCTCTATTCCGCAGTATTGTATTGTCAGTGTGTAACTTCTTCTGAAATGCTTTGCAGAAGTTAGAAAAGGAGAAATTAGAAGACTAAGACGGATCAGCAAGTTGGGGTGTCGGACATTACAAACCGAAAGGACCTACAAGAAAGATCACATTTTGATGATGGCTGATCATGTGTGGTTATGTTTTCTGGGACAGTTTTTGTAAACTAATAAGATTTCCAGACAGTTTGATGTGATATAGATTGAGGGATTTGGACCTACAAGAAATCTCACATTTACCACATGGTGTATGTGGTGAGCAACCTAAACAAACAAATATCAAGAAATCTTACATTTTGGTGATGTCCTTTTTTTGATGGGCTTTTGGTGATGTCCTGATCATGCGTGTTTATGTTCTGTGGGATAGTTTTCGTGAACTTTTAGGATTCCCAGACACGTTGATGTGATATAGATTTATGGTTTGGATGATCAATCATCTTTTGTAAGcactatttcaacatgtttctacCTTGTACCAACATAAGGGTGTCCTGGGCGTCTCGTCCCTTTCACCAGTTTATTTACTATTTGTTCTGGTTGTACTGAGTGTTGGTTAATTATTATGTGAAGTGTTCTTATGCTTCCTGCCCTTTTATTTATTTGCTATCCATCTTTTACTTGCATGATAATGAAAAGGGAATGCCTACCAGTAACCATATAAAGCTGTTCTTAAAACTATTTGCTTTTCATCAAGATAGAGTAAAGTCGGTAATATAGTTCACTTTGACAAGGTAACTGAAGCAGAAATTAAATGAACATAGGAACAAACTCATGCAACAAAACATTGTTTTATAATGATACATGTCGCCGCAGCCACACAATTCATCATGATGCTCATAAACCAACTTTGGGTACATAATTCAACTGTAAATCCGAAAATGTTAGCATGTTTGTGCAACTCAAGCTGAAAAAAAACATTAAAGTCACTCTAGCGAGATTTTGTCCTATAACCGCCATGCATCTACGTCTTGTCTTTTCCACTATGTTGTGAGCAACAAATACACAAGGCCTTTCAAATATCCAACAATTTCAGATCCACCAAGCTTTGAAATCCCAAAGACCCTGTCGACAAAAGTTATTGGGACCTGGATAGGGCGACCAAATTTAATTATGAAAGCCAAGATATTAATCCATCCTTGCAGAAATGAATAACAAGTCAATTTGAAATGGATTACCTCTTCAATGTGATAACCTTTCCTGGTGGCTCTAACAATCATCTCCATTTGGAATACATAGCCCTTGCTGACGCACGAGGAAATTACATCTTCCAAAACACTTCGCTTATATAGCCTAGGAAATCAGCAGTGTTAAAGGACAATAACTACAACGATCTTACTCTATTCATGTAAAACAACACACACCTAAATGACCCTGTCAAATCAGAAGCTCCAGGACGCAGCAATGTCTGTGCTAGAACATTTGCTCCCCTGCTAGTCAATTTGCGCATAAGATTCCATCCATGAACACCACCGTTGTTAACATAACGGGTACCGGTTACAATATCAGCACCGGTTTCCTTTTGCTTCCTAGTCAAGAAAGAACATGGTTAAAAAGATACAGGTTCTTCTACGTACTTATTTTCAGTGGGCAAGGAAACGCCCAGCTATACTACACttcactgaagtagtttcagttaCTGCATCCAACAACTAACACAGAACAACTTTCAATCATCACAAAGTACATATTCGTGCCTTGGTTAGCAAATATTCCATTTGTAGAGCTGACAAAGAGCAAACTGATTAACAGAGGCATCACAAACCTATTTTGGCAGACCACTCAAAACAGAATATTAGAAAGTCAATTTCTGAATGTGCACTCGGTATGTTTTTTGGGATCATGTGCACTCAGTATTGACAAAGCATAAAGTAGGTGTCCGCACCAGTGCCAACCTCTAAAAAGATCTGGCAAAAAATAGCTCAGAGAAAAACCTTTCCCCAATCATTTATCACGTCATGCTACTACCATCCCAGCACGATGACGAGAGGGTCTCGGTCATTCATCTCTGGGAAGCAGCCGTAAGAGCCTTTCGGTTTCTCCTCACCGCCATACAATTATAATATGCATTTAGAAACAAAGCACACAGATCAACAGAGAATCCAAGAAAGAGATATAGAACAGGGCGAGAGTGAGCAATCGAGTGGAGGCGCTGCCATCACATTCATCTCAATTGAATTGGACTGATCACTCTTTGTGAAGGCACCTGGGCCTGTACAAACTGGCATCAGGAAAATGGTGAAAAGGAAATAGAAGGTGGGAGTTGGATTCACTCGGTGGCCAGAATGAGCGTTCTTGTTGACCTTGCTGATTTATTTAATTGTGGAGTGTGCTTAAGGCTTCGATCAGCCCCATCAGGAGCAATTCTATCATGTTGAAGTGGGAAAGCTCACATATCTAATCTGTGTGGTTGGTCGGTCTACGAAATTCAATTCCAGGGCAGTTATCCCCTTTGATCTGGCAAAGACCTGGAAGGCACTGGCAGTAGCAGCAGATCAAGGCACAAACCAAAGGGAGGGCCAATTGCCTCtaatgccaacaatcacatacaagTCTTGGCATATAAAGATATGCTAATATATGTAATATGTTCACAAAGTATAATACTAGAGCAAAGGTTCATGTTAGGTTAAAGTGTTAAACACCTTCAGCAATTGCACCTGCATCATCTCCATTTCTTTTGTATAATGTATCTCcatggttttatcttgaaaacttTAAATAAAGCTACCTAACGAATTTATAGAAAAAGTAGGAGTAGATCATTTTAAGCAAAGCATCTGAATTAGCGTGTATGTGTAGCCAAAATAAAAACTCCAAATGTCCCAATCAGCATAAAGCACTAAAGGGATCAAATGTGCAATCAAGGAATCCAGCAATCTAAGGTGATTTTCTTGTTTCAGATTACTATATAGCAAGTGGATTAAACACTCCACCACCAGTGTCCACGGCGGCGGACGGCACCATGAGCTATGGCCAATTGGCTACCACAGTCTGCAATAGGACTGCAGCTTGGTTGAATCCTTGATGTATCAACTAATTTTCCTAGTTTGAACTACTGGGAGAAAAAAAGTGAGAGCTAGGCCATGGGGATTGGAGGGAAAAAGACATGGGGAATTTGGGAGACCAGAGAACTGCAAAAGAAACAGAGCTAAACAGTAGTCTTGGGCAATATACCCAGGTAAAAAAAGAATGGAACTTTGGGACGACTGGGCCGGAGCCCAGTATGGCCTCCATGATGCTCCGCCCATGCCTGGCAGAGCCAGAATGCAAGATTTTGTACTGGTTGGTGTTCAATATGCAGATTCTCAGGGTGGATGCACAAGGGGTAAGGCATTGTTTTGTCTACACAGTCCCATCCGCCAGCTTTGCCTCGGAGCTCCAGAAGCAGCACTCAGCATGTGAACGGAATGCTCCTTCACCATGCAGGTTTGGCACCTGGTGGCTTCTGGGTTCAATGGCAGGGAATTCTGCCCACGACCATGGAAAAGAGTCACCAGAAGAAAACTGACAAGATTCTTTATGTATTTGCAATGTGTGGAACAGGCTTAACAGGCAACACCAACATATTCTACACTTCctgaagtagtttcagttattGCATCCAACAAATAACACAAAATAACTTTCAatgttcattaaaacacatatctatgtcctggatagcaaagattGAGCTAACAAGAGCAAACCGATTAATCCAAGGAGGTATGAGAGAACGATTTGGCCATTGAAATGACCAGACAAATAGAACAGTAGACAACAACTTATGAATCTGCGCTCAATATTAACAAAGCATAGTGGGGCATGGTTTGCGCCTGCGCCAGCCTCTAAAAATATCTTCAGAAAATGGCTCAGAGAAAAACCTTTCGCCGAATCATATCACATCACGCTACTACCATCCCGGAACGAAGACTAGAGAATCTCGATCATTCGTGTCCGGGAGGCAGCCGTAAGACCGGCCTTTCAATTTCTCCTCACTGCCACAAGATTATAATTTAAATTTAGAAACAAAGCACACAAGAACACACGTCGACAAAGGATCCAACAAAGAAAGAGTTTTAGCAACAAAACAAGACCGAGCAATTAGTGGAGGCGCTAATATCCCTTGAATCTCATATGGAGCAATTAAATTGGATGTACCATTTGTGCAACCGCACCCTGGGCAAGTACAAACTAGCACCCAGGAAGATGAGAGTGATAAAATAAGGAATTAGAAGATGAGAAGTGGATTCATTCGGTGGATAGAAAAGTTCTCCCGTCTACCTTGCCTATCTTTTTTATCTGTGGAGTGTGTGCATAATGAAATCCTGAGGCCTTGATCGACCCCTGCAGGACCGACTACAGAGGAAGTGGGAAAACTCCCATATCTAATCTGTGTGGTTggtcagcttggtaaggatctgaAAGGCCCATGCAGAGCCAAACTGCAGGCTTTTCTCCTGGAGTCCTGGTTGGTGTTACATAAGCAGATTACTCCGGTCAATGAATGGTGGGAGGGGGATTCGGTCATGACTGTGAAAGAGTCACCGGAAGAAAAGCGGTCAGATTCTGAATGTGAATTAGAATGTGTGGAACGAGCGCAACAAGTGCATTGAACGCTACTATATTAACTTGCAAAAAGGTAGTCTCCCTGGCTATGGAAGATGTCAACCATCAGTTTTTTAAGTTCAGTTCAGTGTCGGGAGTAGTTCATATGTGGACTCTTGGGTTGTTTTGTCTGTTTCATGTTGAAAAACAATCACCCGTTGTGATTATGTTTTTCTCTTTTCTGCTAATATAATAGGCAGTGCTCCTGCCAGGTTccccaaaactaaaataaaaatgaaGCATAAAAATCGAATCATTCTCGCTGGTTAAATTCTTGGATAGATAATTCTCACCTAATGAAGCTTGGCAAATACTTTGGCTGTTCAGAACAGAAAAGGGATTCAGTAACCACAGGGAAAATAAATATTCTGAATAACTTTAACTATGGCAAATAACAGAGGGAAGAAAGTCCGTAGAGTCATACATGATGGGATAGATCTGCATCCATTATGACAACAAAGTCCCCTGAGGCATGCTTTAATCCATGTATATATGCAGTACCTGAAAGTTTTTAGTTGTTCGTTAACACAAACAGCAAGCGTAAAATTCAATATACATAGAAATGGGCAGCTAAACTCACCAAGCCCTAGCTTCCTTGGTCTAGCTCTCAATAGCTGGCA
It includes:
- the LOC127292055 gene encoding dolichol-phosphate mannosyltransferase subunit 1 — encoded protein: MEKGGEAGGGRPEYSIIVPTYNERLNVALIVYLIFKHLRDAKFEIIIVDDGSPDGTQDIVKQLQQVYGEDRVLLRARPRKLGLGTAYIHGLKHASGDFVVIMDADLSHHPKYLPSFIRKQKETGADIVTGTRYVNNGGVHGWNLMRKLTSRGANVLAQTLLRPGASDLTGSFRLYKRSVLEDVISSCVSKGYVFQMEMIVRATRKGYHIEEVPITFVDRVFGISKLGGSEIVGYLKGLVYLLLTT
- the LOC127292056 gene encoding uncharacterized protein yields the protein MAVMDMAFKALTAGLGVTTLYLAATFSVNVYRGLAWHSEQSKLEKEKLED